A portion of the Oryzias melastigma strain HK-1 linkage group LG1, ASM292280v2, whole genome shotgun sequence genome contains these proteins:
- the tmem131l gene encoding transmembrane protein 131-like isoform X1 yields MAGLQDFHQGSQCHGKTWIGVLLGVIQLLIPFVQRGGAQLQALGQISTSVVEVWQPEEADPFVPLQGEKERRRDGVPLEESSSSSYTQERGKPLHFQPPILEFGTQPLGLPRAETIYIHNPSQEVPVTLLSMFTSSKHFYIPSFHKSVIPPRGKASFKLIFLPSKEGNIENTLFINTSAHGLLSYQVFGVGAHQGSLKSFQRKDNLVIFPHIQSIKLTQTQEDASNITILGLLLECSLPKSLQNNPQGSCLHNEERLSMQINLSARGDRPADLDKLKPYVIEHILFMFVAPSALEGNAKIGVYMLNSGGKKLYIKDMQVLSKVEINLNINQVLLRPEAKNFTEVATFSCKGSFSSHGQKCINHISLKIMVNRTTYNFPGVHITHRWRVADLFSLFQVKQRNVDEVDVWFTNPLHVPLTVLNASLSEKLQGLVKVMNFSKPLRVPSGCWHILSLQLLSRAVPIDQMLTLSLETSLGTTLHIPLYFHSTSSKGEVVFEAEGECGHHCPLRLSDKGHSEWQRSLLPDFSSSSWAVDSKLASELCSQWQSHKNKLSCRWPRLTVEASSTLDFGATAVNESKVKGFTLKNPSSSVISVEIRILSLYPSPVEALDLLNKWFEINPLNVNISTSEFLLLASPHKTSESEGTLDVKGEGVLRLLLQPWEVREVSVVFTPSEHKPTTTILVIRNNLTVFDMVTVKGHGAKELLRVGGKLPGPAASLRFNVPQSTLMDCRDGLRSSKPLFAIRKSFKVENAGELPLTVMSMNINGYKCQGFGFEVLQCRSFSLEQNTSSEITIAFTPDFTSSWVIRDLTLVTSRGTTFPFTLNVTLPHHMLPLCAQVVPGPSWEETFWVITLIFTCFSLFGVCLMAFYQAQYILTEFSTPSLRSNHTSVLSRDNGSVNNVTPNGVNKTKGSCKTYVDTCHTSDKGKGRGSPVLANNPTLRPQSSKKSSSTAPSQQQKKHKVSLYYTKYKSSSATAAAVSVDEEHEELMPESPLTPDPCNNNPAFIDELDNKADDLQSSMEEMVSAAGMFPMEIPAEFPTDVTLDPGSRPVLLFYSPVDRSCTEHYAQKMDSEKRDNSELEVMEESKGQKKKGQGTETFLTTGNKSKKSRRKAENASSAPELNGLITSERDKEADWKQGDHGVGGTRSRNRCSFKAEDLKPGQNSENFHKQNGVCPARTHRKCQAQRRADGVCESGSDSGSSSGSSRTSRGSWGSWSSASSIEGDKEHSARGQACSTSSRKRDSMQYNNYPQERDYQTVNSNYKALSMNSLYHNDACQSPETPAPSFMTSFAAVAAGMEKNMELSGQYPPSEPCSALSVPLTNEFRYNTTEALPYIPQPAASGSYNGFTWSSANRNGNNPPNYTDNGGFSGCFPHQESRDIRGNQPSWNEEQPQKAPATWNSAACVGSKPFFPATRSLSPMSSLFGSIWTPQSEPYQRHFQPERSGPMSPVFPATPITPPHSPFSRGPGPTYGPIQYSGFNPFGPHMNLDIWNSSSNRSSNSQLSNDSGYCGDV; encoded by the exons ATGGCGGGGCTACAGGACTTCCACCAAGGCAGCCAGTGTCACGGGAAAACGTGGATCGGCGTGCTATTAGGAGTAATACAATTGTTGATCCCCTTTGTACAACGCGGGGGAGCTCAGCTGCAAG CTTTGGGTCAGATCTCCACCAGCGTGGTCGAAGTCTGGCAACCAGAGGAGGCAGACCCCTTCGTCCCGCTTCAG ggGGAAAAAGAACGAAGGAGAGATGGAGTTCCTCTCGAAGAAAG cagCAGTTCTTCATATACACAGGAGAGGGGCAAACCATTGCATTTTCAACCTCCAATTTTGGAGTTTGGGACACA GCCTCTGGGGCTGCCAAGAGCTGAAACCATATATATACACAATCCTAGTCAGGAGGTCCCTGTGACTCTTCTGTCAATGTTTACATCCAGCAAGCATTTTTACATACCTTCCTTTCACAAAAGT GTGATTCCACCAAGAGGGAAGGcatcttttaaattaattttcctCCCATCAAAGGAGGGCAATAtagaaaacacattatttataaaCACTTCAGCTCATGGGCTGCTGTCATATCAG GTATTTGGTGTGGGAGCTCACCAAGGTTCATTAAAATCTTTCCAAAGAAAGGATAATCTTGTGATATTCCCTCACATCCAAAGCATTAAGCTGACCCAAACTCAG GAAGATGCTTCCAACATCACTATTCTGGGTCTTCTCCTGGAGTGCAGCTTACCCAAGAGTTTGCAGAACAATCCTCAG GGGTCGTGTCTCCACAACGAGGAGCGCCTCAGTATGCAGATTAATCTGTCGGCTCGGGGCGACCGGCCCGCTGACCTGGACAAGCTTAAGCCCTACGTCATTGAACatattttgttcatgtttgtcGCTCCTTCTGCATTAG AAGGGAATGCTAAAATAGGAGTTTATATGTTAAATTCTGGTGGGAAAAAGCTCTATATAAAG GACATGCAGGTGCTGTCAAAAGTAGAAATCAACCTGAACATCAATCAAGTTCTTCTCAGACCAGAGGCAAAAAACTTCACAGAAGTAGCTACTTTCTCGTGTAAAG GTTCTTTTTCAAGCCATGGACAGAAATGCATAAATCAtatcagtttaaaaataatggTAAATAGGACGACCTATAACTTCCCTGGAGTACATATCACACACAG ATGGAGAGTGGCAGATCTGTTCAGCCTTTTTCAGGTCAAACAGAGAAATGTTGACGAGGTGGACGTGTGGTTCACCAACCCTCTCCATGTGCCACTCACTGTGCTGAATGCCAGTCTTTCAGAGAAGCTGCAGGGCTTAGTGAAG GTGATGAACTTCAGCAAGCCTCTGAGAGTTCCCTCTGGTTGCTGGCATATTCTCTCCCTCCAGCTGCTAAGCAGAGCCGTGCCCATCGACCAGATGTTGACCCTGAGTCTGGAGACCAGCCTGGGCACCACGCTGCATATTCCTCTCTACTTCCATTCTACTTCTTCCAAG GGGGAGGTGGTGTTTGAGGCTGAAGGAGAGTGTGGACACCATTGTCCTCTCAGATTATCGGACAAAG GTCACTCGGAGTGGCAGCGCTCTCTTCTCCCAGACTTTTCCTCCTCATCCTGGGCCGTGGACAGCAAGCTGGCCTCTGAGCTGTGCTCCCAGTGgcaaagtcacaaaaacaaactctcTTGCAG GTGGCCCAGGCTCACAGTTGAAGCATCCTCTACTCTAGACTTTGGAGCCACTGCGGTCAATGAAAGCAAA GTGAAGGGGTTTACTCTGAAGAATCCCTCGTCTTCTGTCATATCTGTGGAGATTCGAATCCTCTCCCTCTACCCTTCTCCTGTAGAAGCCTTGGACCTACTAAACAAATG GTTTGAAATAAATCCTCTCAACGTCAACATTAGTACATCTGAATTTTTACTACTGGCTTCTCCTCATAag acgaGTGAGAGCGAAGGAACGTTGGACGTTAAAGGAGAAGGAGTTCTTCGTCTGTTGCTGCAGCCCTGGGAGGTCAGAGAAGTGTCGGTGGTCTTCACCCCCTCGGAACACAAACCCACCACCACTATTCTTGTTATCAG GAACAACCTGACTGTGTTTGACATGGTGACTGTAAAAGGTCACGGAGCCAAAGAGCTGCTGAGAGTTGGAGGCAAGCTGCCCGGCCCTGCGGCCTCTTTACGCTTCAATGTTCCTCAGTCGACTCTGATGGATTGTCGCGATG GTCTGCGCAGCAGCAAACCTCTCTTTGCTATCAGAAAGAGTTTCAAGGTGGAGAACGCAGGAGAGCTTCCTCTGACTGTCATGTCCATGAATATTAATGGCTACAAGTGTCAGGGGTTTGGCTTCGAGGTGCTGCAGTGCCGTTCCTTCAGCCTTGAGCAGAACACCTCCTCTGAGATCACTATAGC GTTCACTCCAGACTTCACCTCCTCTTGGGTCATTCGAGACCTAACCCTGGTGACTTCCCGCGGCACCACCTTTCCTTTCACCCTCAATGTGACGCTCCCCCACCACATGCTGCCGCTCTGTGCCCAGGTGGTCCCTGGCCCCAGCTGGGAGGAAACCTTCTGGGTGATCACTCTCATATTCACATG CTTCTCCCTGTTTGGTGTGTGTCTGATGGCTTTCTATCAGGCACAGTATATCCTCACGGAGTTCTCGACACCTAGCTTAAGGAGCAACCACACCTCTGTCCTGTCCCGGGACAACGGCTCCGTCAACAATGTGACACCCAACGGAGTAAA TAAAACAAAGGGAAGTTGTAAGACTTACGTGGACACTTGTCACACATCTGACAAGGGGAAGGGGCGTGGCTCGCCTGTGTTAGCCAACAACCCCACCCTCCGCCCACAATCCTCCAAGAAGAGCTCCTCTACTGCTCCATCCCAGCagcaaaagaaacacaaagtcTCACTCTATTACACCAAGTACAAATCCAGCAGTGCCACAGCTGCAGCTGTCTCGGTGGATGAAGAGCACGAAGAGCTGATGCCTGAAAGTCCTCTCACTCCGGACCCCTGCAACAATAATCCTGCTTTCATCGACGAGCTGGACAATAAGGCAGATGATCTCCAGAGCTCTATGGAGGAAATGGTGTCAGCAGCTGGTATGTTTCCCATGGAAATCCCTGCTGAGTTCCCCACAGACGTCACTCTGGATCCAGGATCCAGACCCGTTCTGCTGTTTTACAGTCCTGTGGACAGGAGCTGCACAGAGCACTATGCACAAAAAATGGATTCTGAAAAAAGGGACAATTCTGAGCTGGAG GTCATGGAAGAAAGCAAAGGCCAGAAAAAGAAGGGACAAGGTACAGAGACGTTCCTGACAAcaggaaataaatcaaagaagagtcgcagaaaagcagaaaatgctTCCAG CGCCCCTGAGCTCAATGGGCTGATAACATCAGAGAGAGACAAAGAGGCGGACTGGAAACAAGGCGACCACGGCGTCGGTGGAACCCGCAGCCGGAACCGGTGCAGCTTCAAAGCAGAGGACCTGAAACCAGGACAGAACTCTGAGAACTTCCATAAACAGAATG GCGTGTGTCCCGCCCGCACTCACAGAAAGTGTCAAGCTCAGCGGCGTGCTGATGGCGTTTGTGAGTCGGGTTCAGACTCGGGCAGCTCCTCCGGCAGCTCCAGgaccagcagagggagctgGGGCAGCTGGAGCAGTGCCAGCAGCATAGAAGGAGACAAGGAGCACAGCGCTCGAGGACAAGCCTGCTCTACCTCATCGAGAAAAC GAGACTCTATGCAGTACAATAACTACCCTCAAGAAAGAGACTACCAGACGGTGAACTCAAACTACAAGGCTTTAAG CATGAACAGCTTATACCACAACGACGCGTGCCAAAGCCCAGAGACTCCAGCTCCAAGCTTCATGACAAGttttgctgctgttgctgctggaatggaaaaaaatatgg AACTAAGCGGTCAGTATCCACCTTCAGAGCCATGCTCAGCTTTATCCGTTCCTCTTACCAACGAGTTCAGATACAACACCACTGAAGCTCTGCCTTACATCCCTCAGCCTGCAGCTTCTGGCTCCTACAATGG gTTTACTTGGAGCAGTGCCAACAGGAATGGCAACAATCCTCCCAATTACACAG ACAACGGAGGCTTTTCCGGTTGTTTTCCTCACCAAGAGAGCCGCGACATCCGAGGTAATCAGCCCAGCTGGAATGAGGAGCAACCCCAGAAAGCCCCCGCAACCTGGAACTCTGCAGCCTGTGTGGGCAGCAAG CCGTTCTTCCCAGCGACCCGCAGCCTGTCCCCCATGTCGAGCCTGTTCGGGTCCATCTGGACCCCTCAGAGCGAGCCTTACCAACGCCACTTCCAGCCCGAGCGATCAGGACCAATGTCCCCCGTGTTCCCAGCCACCCCCATCACACCGCCGCACTCTCCCTTCAGCCGGGGGCCGGGGCCTACTTATGGTCCAATCCAGTACTCCGGCTTCAACCCGTTCGGCCCCCACATGAACCTGGACATCTGGAACTCTTCCTCCAACCGGAGCTCCAACTCGCAGCTCTCCAATGACTCCGGCTACTGTGGAGACGTTTag
- the tmem131l gene encoding transmembrane protein 131-like isoform X4: MLNSGGKKLYIKDMQVLSKVEINLNINQVLLRPEAKNFTEVATFSCKGSFSSHGQKCINHISLKIMVNRTTYNFPGVHITHRWRVADLFSLFQVKQRNVDEVDVWFTNPLHVPLTVLNASLSEKLQGLVKVMNFSKPLRVPSGCWHILSLQLLSRAVPIDQMLTLSLETSLGTTLHIPLYFHSTSSKGEVVFEAEGECGHHCPLRLSDKGHSEWQRSLLPDFSSSSWAVDSKLASELCSQWQSHKNKLSCRWPRLTVEASSTLDFGATAVNESKVKGFTLKNPSSSVISVEIRILSLYPSPVEALDLLNKWFEINPLNVNISTSEFLLLASPHKTSESEGTLDVKGEGVLRLLLQPWEVREVSVVFTPSEHKPTTTILVIRNNLTVFDMVTVKGHGAKELLRVGGKLPGPAASLRFNVPQSTLMDCRDGLRSSKPLFAIRKSFKVENAGELPLTVMSMNINGYKCQGFGFEVLQCRSFSLEQNTSSEITIAFTPDFTSSWVIRDLTLVTSRGTTFPFTLNVTLPHHMLPLCAQVVPGPSWEETFWVITLIFTCFSLFGVCLMAFYQAQYILTEFSTPSLRSNHTSVLSRDNGSVNNVTPNGVNKTKGSCKTYVDTCHTSDKGKGRGSPVLANNPTLRPQSSKKSSSTAPSQQQKKHKVSLYYTKYKSSSATAAAVSVDEEHEELMPESPLTPDPCNNNPAFIDELDNKADDLQSSMEEMVSAAGMFPMEIPAEFPTDVTLDPGSRPVLLFYSPVDRSCTEHYAQKMDSEKRDNSELEVMEESKGQKKKGQGTETFLTTGNKSKKSRRKAENASSAPELNGLITSERDKEADWKQGDHGVGGTRSRNRCSFKAEDLKPGQNSENFHKQNGVCPARTHRKCQAQRRADGVCESGSDSGSSSGSSRTSRGSWGSWSSASSIEGDKEHSARGQACSTSSRKRDSMQYNNYPQERDYQTVNSNYKALSMNSLYHNDACQSPETPAPSFMTSFAAVAAGMEKNMELSGQYPPSEPCSALSVPLTNEFRYNTTEALPYIPQPAASGSYNGFTWSSANRNGNNPPNYTDNGGFSGCFPHQESRDIRGNQPSWNEEQPQKAPATWNSAACVGSKPFFPATRSLSPMSSLFGSIWTPQSEPYQRHFQPERSGPMSPVFPATPITPPHSPFSRGPGPTYGPIQYSGFNPFGPHMNLDIWNSSSNRSSNSQLSNDSGYCGDV; the protein is encoded by the exons ATGTTAAATTCTGGTGGGAAAAAGCTCTATATAAAG GACATGCAGGTGCTGTCAAAAGTAGAAATCAACCTGAACATCAATCAAGTTCTTCTCAGACCAGAGGCAAAAAACTTCACAGAAGTAGCTACTTTCTCGTGTAAAG GTTCTTTTTCAAGCCATGGACAGAAATGCATAAATCAtatcagtttaaaaataatggTAAATAGGACGACCTATAACTTCCCTGGAGTACATATCACACACAG ATGGAGAGTGGCAGATCTGTTCAGCCTTTTTCAGGTCAAACAGAGAAATGTTGACGAGGTGGACGTGTGGTTCACCAACCCTCTCCATGTGCCACTCACTGTGCTGAATGCCAGTCTTTCAGAGAAGCTGCAGGGCTTAGTGAAG GTGATGAACTTCAGCAAGCCTCTGAGAGTTCCCTCTGGTTGCTGGCATATTCTCTCCCTCCAGCTGCTAAGCAGAGCCGTGCCCATCGACCAGATGTTGACCCTGAGTCTGGAGACCAGCCTGGGCACCACGCTGCATATTCCTCTCTACTTCCATTCTACTTCTTCCAAG GGGGAGGTGGTGTTTGAGGCTGAAGGAGAGTGTGGACACCATTGTCCTCTCAGATTATCGGACAAAG GTCACTCGGAGTGGCAGCGCTCTCTTCTCCCAGACTTTTCCTCCTCATCCTGGGCCGTGGACAGCAAGCTGGCCTCTGAGCTGTGCTCCCAGTGgcaaagtcacaaaaacaaactctcTTGCAG GTGGCCCAGGCTCACAGTTGAAGCATCCTCTACTCTAGACTTTGGAGCCACTGCGGTCAATGAAAGCAAA GTGAAGGGGTTTACTCTGAAGAATCCCTCGTCTTCTGTCATATCTGTGGAGATTCGAATCCTCTCCCTCTACCCTTCTCCTGTAGAAGCCTTGGACCTACTAAACAAATG GTTTGAAATAAATCCTCTCAACGTCAACATTAGTACATCTGAATTTTTACTACTGGCTTCTCCTCATAag acgaGTGAGAGCGAAGGAACGTTGGACGTTAAAGGAGAAGGAGTTCTTCGTCTGTTGCTGCAGCCCTGGGAGGTCAGAGAAGTGTCGGTGGTCTTCACCCCCTCGGAACACAAACCCACCACCACTATTCTTGTTATCAG GAACAACCTGACTGTGTTTGACATGGTGACTGTAAAAGGTCACGGAGCCAAAGAGCTGCTGAGAGTTGGAGGCAAGCTGCCCGGCCCTGCGGCCTCTTTACGCTTCAATGTTCCTCAGTCGACTCTGATGGATTGTCGCGATG GTCTGCGCAGCAGCAAACCTCTCTTTGCTATCAGAAAGAGTTTCAAGGTGGAGAACGCAGGAGAGCTTCCTCTGACTGTCATGTCCATGAATATTAATGGCTACAAGTGTCAGGGGTTTGGCTTCGAGGTGCTGCAGTGCCGTTCCTTCAGCCTTGAGCAGAACACCTCCTCTGAGATCACTATAGC GTTCACTCCAGACTTCACCTCCTCTTGGGTCATTCGAGACCTAACCCTGGTGACTTCCCGCGGCACCACCTTTCCTTTCACCCTCAATGTGACGCTCCCCCACCACATGCTGCCGCTCTGTGCCCAGGTGGTCCCTGGCCCCAGCTGGGAGGAAACCTTCTGGGTGATCACTCTCATATTCACATG CTTCTCCCTGTTTGGTGTGTGTCTGATGGCTTTCTATCAGGCACAGTATATCCTCACGGAGTTCTCGACACCTAGCTTAAGGAGCAACCACACCTCTGTCCTGTCCCGGGACAACGGCTCCGTCAACAATGTGACACCCAACGGAGTAAA TAAAACAAAGGGAAGTTGTAAGACTTACGTGGACACTTGTCACACATCTGACAAGGGGAAGGGGCGTGGCTCGCCTGTGTTAGCCAACAACCCCACCCTCCGCCCACAATCCTCCAAGAAGAGCTCCTCTACTGCTCCATCCCAGCagcaaaagaaacacaaagtcTCACTCTATTACACCAAGTACAAATCCAGCAGTGCCACAGCTGCAGCTGTCTCGGTGGATGAAGAGCACGAAGAGCTGATGCCTGAAAGTCCTCTCACTCCGGACCCCTGCAACAATAATCCTGCTTTCATCGACGAGCTGGACAATAAGGCAGATGATCTCCAGAGCTCTATGGAGGAAATGGTGTCAGCAGCTGGTATGTTTCCCATGGAAATCCCTGCTGAGTTCCCCACAGACGTCACTCTGGATCCAGGATCCAGACCCGTTCTGCTGTTTTACAGTCCTGTGGACAGGAGCTGCACAGAGCACTATGCACAAAAAATGGATTCTGAAAAAAGGGACAATTCTGAGCTGGAG GTCATGGAAGAAAGCAAAGGCCAGAAAAAGAAGGGACAAGGTACAGAGACGTTCCTGACAAcaggaaataaatcaaagaagagtcgcagaaaagcagaaaatgctTCCAG CGCCCCTGAGCTCAATGGGCTGATAACATCAGAGAGAGACAAAGAGGCGGACTGGAAACAAGGCGACCACGGCGTCGGTGGAACCCGCAGCCGGAACCGGTGCAGCTTCAAAGCAGAGGACCTGAAACCAGGACAGAACTCTGAGAACTTCCATAAACAGAATG GCGTGTGTCCCGCCCGCACTCACAGAAAGTGTCAAGCTCAGCGGCGTGCTGATGGCGTTTGTGAGTCGGGTTCAGACTCGGGCAGCTCCTCCGGCAGCTCCAGgaccagcagagggagctgGGGCAGCTGGAGCAGTGCCAGCAGCATAGAAGGAGACAAGGAGCACAGCGCTCGAGGACAAGCCTGCTCTACCTCATCGAGAAAAC GAGACTCTATGCAGTACAATAACTACCCTCAAGAAAGAGACTACCAGACGGTGAACTCAAACTACAAGGCTTTAAG CATGAACAGCTTATACCACAACGACGCGTGCCAAAGCCCAGAGACTCCAGCTCCAAGCTTCATGACAAGttttgctgctgttgctgctggaatggaaaaaaatatgg AACTAAGCGGTCAGTATCCACCTTCAGAGCCATGCTCAGCTTTATCCGTTCCTCTTACCAACGAGTTCAGATACAACACCACTGAAGCTCTGCCTTACATCCCTCAGCCTGCAGCTTCTGGCTCCTACAATGG gTTTACTTGGAGCAGTGCCAACAGGAATGGCAACAATCCTCCCAATTACACAG ACAACGGAGGCTTTTCCGGTTGTTTTCCTCACCAAGAGAGCCGCGACATCCGAGGTAATCAGCCCAGCTGGAATGAGGAGCAACCCCAGAAAGCCCCCGCAACCTGGAACTCTGCAGCCTGTGTGGGCAGCAAG CCGTTCTTCCCAGCGACCCGCAGCCTGTCCCCCATGTCGAGCCTGTTCGGGTCCATCTGGACCCCTCAGAGCGAGCCTTACCAACGCCACTTCCAGCCCGAGCGATCAGGACCAATGTCCCCCGTGTTCCCAGCCACCCCCATCACACCGCCGCACTCTCCCTTCAGCCGGGGGCCGGGGCCTACTTATGGTCCAATCCAGTACTCCGGCTTCAACCCGTTCGGCCCCCACATGAACCTGGACATCTGGAACTCTTCCTCCAACCGGAGCTCCAACTCGCAGCTCTCCAATGACTCCGGCTACTGTGGAGACGTTTag